Proteins from one Thermobifida alba genomic window:
- a CDS encoding serine/threonine-protein kinase gives MPHGFPPDLSPLHPDDHGIRIPGYRIVGRLGEGGMGVVYAALDARRQPVALKLMRAEMSPDIGQRRRRFHSEVRTLRRVRDEHIVPLLDAGVSGGRPWLATAYVPGQNLQRCGRLSGPRLLLLARGVARALHAIHRAGVVHRDLKPSNVMIRPDGVPVVLDFGIARSLADTGLTGTGAPPVGTAGTISPERYRGVSAPPADVFAWGCLVVFAATGRQPFSGSSPEEVMHRVLHGQPDLHGFTGPLADLAVRAMARDAGARPTAHQLVEALGSAEAPARSAPPRSGRSAGDTATLLVLEMQRHHDDPLPWLRRNRERLVGEARRLGVADRALLDLLHNLPEEGLSSAAVEEALAVLAVRLAPHERPRYRGHPVDEDGLVALACGGAAEQALLRRLLGERSLIVERYAARHLCRHGLCVGKYLGRGCRILRRLRSEVAAVVAHTREPLRELRHQIWAEHDALGHPRILLPPDRELTDRVHATALLVRRRSSELDRHREEVLALRCPTRWWASQQEAVLRADPNTDRGLAWVVIASVAADTARRFAEAAAAE, from the coding sequence ATGCCCCACGGTTTCCCGCCCGACCTGTCCCCCCTTCACCCCGACGACCACGGGATCCGCATCCCCGGGTACCGGATCGTCGGCCGTCTGGGTGAAGGGGGCATGGGCGTCGTCTACGCCGCGCTGGACGCCCGGAGGCAGCCCGTGGCGTTGAAGCTCATGCGCGCGGAGATGTCCCCGGACATCGGACAGCGGCGCCGGCGGTTCCACTCCGAGGTGCGGACGCTGCGGCGGGTCCGCGACGAGCACATCGTCCCGCTGCTGGACGCCGGCGTGTCCGGAGGGCGTCCCTGGCTGGCCACCGCCTACGTCCCGGGGCAGAACCTGCAGCGGTGCGGGAGGCTGTCCGGCCCGCGCCTGCTCCTGCTGGCCCGGGGGGTGGCCCGCGCGCTGCACGCCATCCACCGGGCGGGCGTCGTGCACCGCGACCTCAAACCCTCCAACGTCATGATCCGCCCCGACGGGGTGCCCGTGGTGCTGGACTTCGGCATCGCGAGGTCGCTGGCCGACACGGGGCTCACCGGGACCGGCGCGCCGCCGGTCGGCACGGCGGGCACGATCAGTCCGGAACGGTACCGGGGCGTGTCCGCCCCGCCGGCGGACGTCTTCGCCTGGGGCTGCCTGGTGGTGTTCGCCGCGACCGGACGGCAGCCCTTCTCCGGGTCCTCCCCCGAGGAGGTCATGCACCGGGTGCTGCACGGGCAGCCCGACCTGCACGGGTTCACCGGTCCGCTGGCGGACCTGGCGGTGCGGGCGATGGCCCGGGACGCCGGGGCGCGTCCCACCGCGCACCAGCTGGTGGAGGCCCTCGGCTCCGCCGAGGCCCCGGCGCGGTCCGCGCCGCCCCGGAGCGGACGGTCCGCGGGCGACACGGCGACCCTGCTGGTCCTGGAGATGCAGCGGCACCACGACGATCCGCTTCCCTGGCTGCGCCGCAACCGGGAGCGCCTGGTCGGCGAGGCGCGGCGGCTGGGGGTCGCGGACCGGGCGCTGCTCGACCTGCTGCACAACCTGCCGGAGGAGGGGCTCTCCTCCGCCGCGGTGGAGGAGGCCCTCGCCGTCCTCGCCGTCCGGCTCGCCCCGCACGAACGCCCCCGCTACCGGGGCCACCCCGTCGACGAGGACGGGCTCGTGGCGCTGGCCTGCGGCGGGGCCGCCGAGCAGGCGCTGCTGCGCCGCCTGCTGGGCGAGCGCAGCCTGATCGTCGAACGGTACGCGGCCCGGCACCTGTGCCGGCACGGCCTGTGCGTGGGCAAGTACCTCGGCCGGGGCTGCCGGATCCTGCGGCGGCTCCGCTCCGAGGTCGCCGCGGTCGTGGCGCACACCCGGGAGCCGCTGCGGGAACTGCGCCACCAGATCTGGGCCGAGCACGACGCGCTGGGGCACCCGAGGATCCTGCTGCCCCCGGACCGGGAGCTGACCGACCGGGTCCACGCGACGGCGCTGCTGGTGCGGCGGCGCAGCAGCGAACTCGACCGGCACCGCGAGGAGGTGCTGGCGCTGCGGTGCCCCACCCGGTGGTGGGCCAGTCAGCAGGAGGCGGTGCTGCGGGCCGACCCCAACACGGACCGGGGACTGGCCTGGGTGGTCATCGCCTCGGTCGCCGCGGACACGGCGCGGCGGTTCGCCGAGGCGGCCGCAGCGGAGTGA
- a CDS encoding replication-associated recombination protein A, with translation MSETLFDDAGAEAHRSQEPLAVRMRPRTLDEVVGQRHLLGEGSPLRRLVEDDAPMSLLLWGPPGTGKTTLATVVSRATRRRFVELSAVTSGVKDIRAVVDEARRELGMRGVRTLLFVDEVHRFSKTQQDALLPSVENRWVSFIGATTENPFFSVISPLLSRSLLLTLEAHGDDDIRTVVRRALTDERGLGGRHTLTEEALDHLVRLAGGDARRSLTYLEAAALVAGERAEITVTDVERAADRTAVRYDRSGDQHYDVVSAFIKSMRGSDVDAALHYLARMIEAGEDPRFIARRLVVHASEDVGMADPTALQVAVAAAQAVDLVGLPEARINLAQAVIHIALAPKSNAVITAIDRAIGDVRAGRLGAVPAYLRDSHYRGAADLGHGVGYRYPHDHPGGVVAQRHLPEEVDGAEYYRPTTHGAERRFGEVLRRIREVLRGGAD, from the coding sequence GTGTCCGAAACACTGTTCGACGACGCCGGAGCCGAGGCCCACCGCTCCCAGGAGCCGCTGGCGGTACGGATGCGCCCCCGCACCCTGGACGAGGTGGTCGGGCAGCGGCACCTGCTCGGCGAGGGCAGTCCGCTGCGCCGACTCGTCGAGGACGACGCCCCCATGTCGCTGCTGCTGTGGGGGCCTCCCGGCACCGGGAAGACCACGCTGGCCACGGTGGTCAGCCGGGCCACCCGGCGGCGCTTCGTGGAGCTGTCGGCGGTCACCTCCGGGGTGAAGGACATCCGCGCGGTGGTCGACGAGGCCCGCCGGGAACTCGGCATGCGCGGTGTGCGCACGCTGCTGTTCGTCGACGAGGTGCACCGCTTCAGCAAGACCCAGCAGGACGCCCTGCTGCCGTCGGTGGAGAACCGCTGGGTCAGCTTCATCGGCGCGACCACCGAGAACCCGTTCTTCTCGGTCATCAGCCCGCTGCTGTCCCGTTCGCTGCTGCTCACCCTGGAGGCGCACGGCGACGACGACATCCGCACCGTCGTGCGGCGCGCGCTCACCGACGAACGCGGCCTCGGCGGACGCCACACCCTCACCGAGGAGGCCCTCGACCACCTGGTGCGGCTCGCCGGGGGAGACGCCCGGCGGTCGCTCACCTACCTGGAGGCCGCCGCGCTGGTCGCGGGGGAGCGCGCCGAGATCACCGTGACCGACGTGGAGCGCGCCGCCGACCGCACCGCCGTGCGCTACGACCGCTCCGGCGACCAGCACTACGACGTGGTCAGCGCGTTCATCAAGAGCATGCGCGGCAGCGACGTCGACGCGGCTCTGCACTACCTCGCCCGCATGATCGAGGCGGGGGAGGACCCGCGTTTCATCGCCCGCCGCCTCGTGGTGCACGCCAGCGAGGACGTGGGCATGGCCGACCCCACCGCGCTGCAGGTCGCGGTCGCCGCCGCCCAGGCCGTGGACCTGGTCGGCCTGCCCGAGGCGCGCATCAACCTCGCCCAGGCGGTCATCCACATCGCGCTGGCCCCCAAGTCCAACGCGGTGATCACCGCCATCGACCGGGCCATCGGCGACGTGCGGGCCGGACGGCTCGGCGCGGTCCCCGCCTACCTGCGCGACAGCCACTACCGGGGCGCCGCCGACCTCGGCCACGGCGTCGGCTACCGCTATCCCCACGACCACCCGGGCGGGGTGGTCGCCCAGCGGCACCTGCCCGAGGAGGTGGACGGCGCCGAGTACTACCGGCCCACCACCCACGGGGCCGAGCGCCGGTTCGGCGAGGTGCTGCGGCGGATCAGGGAGGTGCTGCGCGGCGGTGCGGACTGA
- a CDS encoding phosphatase PAP2 family protein, whose product MARLGAGALGLLGAFVLLALPLTVDVDPPALRAWDVALTEAVSGERSPSETGAAVLLHRLGAWPWGALPVAGLLLPLALLRRWASVLLVASAWAATSLVAVPLAKGVLDRPRPLDRLVVEDTAAYPSGHTAFAAVLVVCAAAVCPERIRVPVLLVGAAFTAVMAWSRMYLGVHWFSDTVGGALLGGGIGLAAWWLRRLASRRSPRDGGVGPGRGGETPPEPDGAAD is encoded by the coding sequence ATGGCACGGCTCGGGGCGGGGGCGCTCGGGCTGCTGGGCGCCTTCGTCCTCCTGGCGCTCCCCCTGACCGTGGACGTGGACCCGCCCGCCCTGCGCGCGTGGGACGTCGCGCTCACCGAGGCGGTCTCCGGGGAGCGGAGCCCCTCCGAAACCGGAGCGGCGGTCCTCCTCCACCGCCTCGGGGCCTGGCCGTGGGGCGCTCTGCCGGTGGCGGGGCTGCTGCTGCCGCTGGCGCTGCTGCGCCGCTGGGCCTCGGTGCTGCTGGTGGCGTCCGCCTGGGCGGCCACGTCGCTGGTCGCGGTCCCGCTGGCGAAGGGGGTGCTGGACCGTCCCCGTCCGCTGGACCGGCTGGTGGTCGAGGACACGGCGGCCTATCCGTCCGGGCACACCGCGTTCGCCGCGGTGCTGGTCGTCTGCGCCGCGGCCGTCTGCCCGGAGCGCATCCGCGTTCCCGTGCTGCTGGTCGGGGCGGCGTTCACCGCGGTCATGGCGTGGAGCCGGATGTACCTGGGGGTGCACTGGTTCTCCGACACCGTGGGGGGAGCGCTGCTGGGCGGCGGGATCGGACTGGCGGCCTGGTGGCTGCGGCGCCTGGCGTCCCGGCGGTCCCCCCGGGACGGCGGGGTGGGTCCCGGCCGCGGCGGGGAGACGCCGCCGGAGCCGGACGGGGCGGCGGACTAG